A stretch of Oscillatoria sp. FACHB-1407 DNA encodes these proteins:
- a CDS encoding DNA adenine methylase: MQPPLKWAGGKRWLVPLLLDMWQPYSHTRLVEPFVGGMAIALGLQPSQAILNDLNPHLINFYRWLKKGLYVEIPLENNEEYYYQCRVRFNQLIYANEADSVEAAELFYFLNRTGYNGLCRFSSRNQFNVPFGRYKTINYIRDFTKYSRTFRNWLFTADDFSNIPVKPNDFIYSDPPYDVEFTRYSAQDFKWQDQVRLAEWLAKHRGPVVASNQATDRIVSLYKDCGFSMMLLDAPRRISCTGDRKPAKEILAYKGL; the protein is encoded by the coding sequence TTGCAACCGCCTTTAAAGTGGGCTGGTGGAAAGCGATGGCTTGTACCTCTACTTCTTGATATGTGGCAACCATACTCCCATACCCGATTAGTAGAACCGTTTGTAGGGGGTATGGCAATTGCGCTAGGTTTACAACCAAGCCAAGCAATATTGAATGATCTCAATCCCCATCTGATTAACTTTTATCGTTGGTTAAAGAAGGGACTTTATGTTGAAATTCCTCTAGAAAATAATGAGGAATACTATTATCAATGTCGAGTAAGATTCAATCAGCTGATTTATGCTAACGAAGCAGATAGTGTGGAGGCAGCAGAACTGTTCTATTTTTTAAATAGGACGGGATACAATGGTCTATGTCGCTTCAGTAGCCGCAATCAATTTAATGTTCCGTTTGGTCGATATAAGACTATTAACTATATTAGGGATTTTACAAAATATTCCAGAACTTTTAGAAACTGGTTATTTACAGCAGACGATTTTAGCAATATACCTGTTAAACCAAACGACTTTATTTATTCAGACCCACCTTATGATGTGGAATTCACTAGATATAGTGCTCAAGATTTCAAGTGGCAAGATCAAGTGAGATTGGCAGAATGGTTAGCCAAGCATCGTGGACCTGTCGTTGCCTCTAATCAGGCAACCGATCGCATTGTAAGCCTTTATAAAGATTGCGGTTTCTCGATGATGTTATTAGACGCACCGAGACGTATCTCTTGTACAGGCGATCGCAAACCAGCCAAAGAGATTTTGGCATACAAGGGTTTATAG
- a CDS encoding DNA adenine methylase codes for MSCGLFEQFEWALCCYNGLYRENSKGAFNVPMGRYKNPTICNASLLRVVSAALRSTTLNVEPFDAVLENATSSRDFVYFDPPYHPISRTSNFTAYNRYSFHPIDQIRLRDTFVELARRGVKVMLSNSDCPFIRDLYQDFPIHSISAVRAINSNAQKRGKISEVLVTSY; via the coding sequence TTGAGTTGTGGACTTTTTGAACAATTTGAGTGGGCATTATGTTGCTACAACGGGTTGTACCGTGAAAACTCTAAGGGCGCGTTTAATGTGCCGATGGGTCGCTACAAAAATCCCACAATCTGCAATGCATCTCTGCTTCGGGTTGTATCGGCAGCACTCCGGTCAACAACGCTCAACGTTGAACCCTTTGATGCAGTTTTAGAAAACGCTACAAGCAGCCGCGATTTTGTCTACTTTGATCCGCCCTATCACCCTATTAGCCGCACCAGCAATTTCACGGCTTACAACCGCTATTCCTTTCACCCGATCGATCAGATTCGACTACGCGATACGTTTGTGGAACTGGCTCGACGGGGGGTTAAAGTGATGCTGTCTAATTCAGATTGTCCCTTCATTCGAGATTTGTATCAGGATTTCCCAATTCACTCGATTTCAGCCGTTCGAGCGATCAACTCCAATGCTCAAAAGCGCGGCAAGATCAGTGAGGTGTTGGTGACATCGTATTGA
- a CDS encoding acyl-CoA desaturase: protein MTVNVVRTTPEDAVFSWSHVIFFTAVHAVALLAPWFFSWSALGVAIAVHWLCGSIGICMSYHRLLTHRSFQVPKWLEYILATIGALALQGGPIFWVSGHRRHHAHTEDAEKDPYAASRGFWWSHVLWLIYQRPDSFNEDVYYRYAPDLARDPYYRWLDRNFLLLQLPLGFLLYAMGGWSFVIYGVFVSRILLWHSTWFINSATHMWGYRNFDSEDNSRNLWWAAILAYGEGWHNNHHAHPNVAPAGLRWWEYDPTWWAIKALQTVGLAKKVVMPTAKMNAKA from the coding sequence ATGACAGTTAACGTAGTCCGAACTACTCCTGAGGACGCCGTCTTTAGTTGGTCGCACGTGATCTTCTTCACGGCAGTTCACGCTGTGGCACTGCTTGCGCCCTGGTTCTTCTCCTGGTCTGCATTAGGAGTGGCGATCGCCGTCCATTGGCTCTGCGGCAGTATTGGCATTTGCATGTCCTACCACCGTTTGCTAACCCACCGCAGCTTTCAGGTGCCCAAATGGTTGGAATATATCCTTGCCACGATTGGAGCCTTAGCCCTGCAAGGTGGACCCATCTTCTGGGTTTCCGGACATCGTCGCCATCACGCCCACACCGAAGATGCAGAAAAAGATCCCTATGCGGCTAGCCGTGGTTTTTGGTGGAGCCACGTTCTGTGGTTGATCTATCAACGTCCCGATTCCTTTAACGAAGACGTTTACTACCGCTATGCACCTGATTTAGCTCGTGATCCCTACTACCGTTGGCTCGATCGCAACTTTTTACTCTTGCAATTGCCCCTAGGGTTTTTGCTCTATGCCATGGGCGGCTGGTCGTTTGTTATTTACGGTGTGTTTGTTAGCCGCATTTTGCTGTGGCACAGCACCTGGTTCATCAACTCTGCGACCCACATGTGGGGCTACCGCAACTTTGACTCTGAAGACAACTCCCGTAATCTCTGGTGGGCTGCAATTTTGGCTTATGGCGAAGGCTGGCACAACAACCACCACGCGCATCCCAATGTGGCACCTGCTGGTTTGAGATGGTGGGAATATGATCCAACCTGGTGGGCGATCAAAGCATTGCAAACAGTTGGTTTAGCTAAGAAAGTGGTGATGCCAACTGCCAAGATGAATGCAAAAGCATAA